Genomic DNA from Thermus islandicus DSM 21543:
CGCAAGAGGGGAGGCCCTTTCTTGGAGAGGCGGCTTCTCGCCACGCTCTTCCCCGACTCCTCCCGCTCGGGAATCAGCCCCGCGTAGGAGGCCGCCCTCTTCGCCCGGCCCCAAAGCTCTGGGGGCAAGAGGGCCAGCACCGCCGCCGCCACCTGGGGCCCCACCCCGGGCAGGCCCATCCGCACCTCCGCCTCGGGGAGGGCGGCGAGGAGGGCCTGGATCCTGGCCTCCACCTCCCCAAGAAGCCCCTTCACGCACGCCAGCTCCCTCTGGAGGAGGGCGAGGACCTCCTTGCTCCCCGCCCATTCCGCCGCTTCCATCTGGTTGAGGATGGCCTGCTCCCGCCCGGCCAAATCCTCCCGGTAGCCCACCAGGGCCCTGAGCTCCTGGAGGGCTTCTGGGGGGAGGGTGTAGGCCCGGAGGCTTTCCCGGTAGACCCGGGCGTAGTGGGCGAGGAGGAGGGCGTCCTGGCGGTCGGTCTTGTGGCGCTCCCCCGCGGCCCGGCGGAAGGCGGCCAGGTGGTAGGGGTTGACCAGGGCCACCTGGAGGCCCTTCTCCGCCAGGAGCTTGAGGAGGGGGAGGTGGTAGGCGCCGGTGGGTTCCAGGGCCACCCAGGCGGGGCGGAGGTGGGCGAGGGCGGCGAGGAGGGCTTGGCGGCCTTCAGGGGTGTTGGGGAAGCGGTGGCGGATGGGTTTGGCGGTGCCGGAGACCAGGGCCAGGTCCAGGTGGGGGTTGCTGACGTCCATGCCTGCGCAGAGCATGGTCTTCCTCCCTTGG
This window encodes:
- a CDS encoding IS110 family transposase: MLCAGMDVSNPHLDLALVSGTAKPIRHRFPNTPEGRQALLAALAHLRPAWVALEPTGAYHLPLLKLLAEKGLQVALVNPYHLAAFRRAAGERHKTDRQDALLLAHYARVYRESLRAYTLPPEALQELRALVGYREDLAGREQAILNQMEAAEWAGSKEVLALLQRELACVKGLLGEVEARIQALLAALPEAEVRMGLPGVGPQVAAAVLALLPPELWGRAKRAASYAGLIPEREESGKSVARSRLSKKGPPLLRRKLYMGALVAVRHDPEMRAFYQRLLSRGKTKKQALVAVAHKLLRRMMGRLREYYAGRLAQGVA